A window of Thiocapsa bogorovii genomic DNA:
CGGCGACCGCCAAGGGCGAGACCTTGCTCGATACCTTGCGCAACCTCGAGGCGATGCAGGTCGACATGTTCGTGGTGCGCCACGCCTCGAGCGGTGCGGCTCACTTCATCGCTGCCCATGCAGCGCCACACGTGAGCGTCATCAATGCCGGGGACGGGCGCTATTCGCATCCGACACAGGGCATGCTGGACATGTTCACCATCCGCCGCCATAAGGGGGGGTTCGCGGACCTCCGGGTGGCCATCGTAGGCGATATCCTGCACTCGCGTGTCGCACGCTCACAGATCCTCGCGCTCAACACACTGGGGGCCGCCGAGGTTCGAGTCATCGGCCCGCGCACCCTGATTCCGGCGTTCGCCGAGGAGGCCCTCGGCGTGCGGGTCTTTCACGATCTGCTCGAGGGGATCCGGGATGTCGACGTCGTCATCATGCTGCGCCTGCAACGCGAGCGCATGACCAATGCGCTCCTGCCGAGCGAGCACGAGTACTTCCAGTTGTACGGCCTGACCGAAGAGCGCCTCGGCGTGGCCCATCCCGAGGCCATCGTCATGCATCCCGGACCCATCAATCGCGGGGTCGAGATCGAATCGCAGGTCGC
This region includes:
- a CDS encoding aspartate carbamoyltransferase catalytic subunit, whose product is MKTGHQQLDSQGNLKHFLTIEGLSRGLLVEILDRAEGFLGVTQQAVKKVPLCRGKVIANLFFETSTRTRTTFELAAKRLSADVLNLNISTSATAKGETLLDTLRNLEAMQVDMFVVRHASSGAAHFIAAHAAPHVSVINAGDGRYSHPTQGMLDMFTIRRHKGGFADLRVAIVGDILHSRVARSQILALNTLGAAEVRVIGPRTLIPAFAEEALGVRVFHDLLEGIRDVDVVIMLRLQRERMTNALLPSEHEYFQLYGLTEERLGVAHPEAIVMHPGPINRGVEIESQVADGPRSVILEQVTNGIAIRMAVMSMCIGTQNIAMQADGKTEGEPNG